The proteins below are encoded in one region of Candidatus Flexicrinis proximus:
- a CDS encoding LysM peptidoglycan-binding domain-containing protein: MRRIAGVLVAFMAVMPLMGAAAQEETGPAEVLATDVIYIVVERDNLDGIGAFFDVRVGCIRETNSLAPGHILYPGDELLISAACPAYDGADVVINPRLNAPGRDGSDGTYVVRPEDTLDEIGQTLNISVQALKQSNNIVDGRTLEAGQIIVIPKDAPEYGVFPALDTSRTESAPEGSTFYVVQPQETVDGIGAKLNKDHYCILDANQITNTRMVIPGTALVIPDDCGPYAGFDVVPVQQQEQGQEEQEQEAQG; this comes from the coding sequence ATGAGACGGATAGCGGGCGTTCTGGTGGCGTTTATGGCGGTGATGCCGCTCATGGGGGCTGCCGCGCAGGAAGAAACCGGTCCGGCAGAAGTCCTGGCCACTGACGTGATATACATTGTCGTCGAGCGAGATAACCTCGACGGGATTGGCGCGTTTTTCGATGTGCGCGTCGGCTGCATCCGTGAAACCAACAGCCTCGCGCCGGGCCACATCCTGTATCCGGGCGACGAACTCCTGATCAGCGCGGCTTGCCCAGCCTATGACGGCGCAGATGTCGTCATCAATCCGCGACTGAATGCACCGGGTCGCGACGGCTCTGACGGGACGTACGTCGTCCGACCCGAAGACACCCTCGATGAGATCGGCCAGACGCTCAACATTTCTGTCCAGGCCCTCAAGCAGTCGAACAACATTGTGGATGGCCGCACCCTCGAAGCCGGGCAAATCATAGTTATTCCCAAGGACGCGCCTGAGTACGGTGTCTTCCCCGCATTGGATACATCGCGGACCGAGTCGGCGCCGGAGGGCAGCACCTTCTACGTTGTCCAGCCCCAGGAGACCGTCGACGGGATCGGCGCCAAGCTCAACAAGGATCACTACTGTATCCTCGACGCAAACCAGATTACCAACACACGCATGGTTATTCCCGGCACAGCGCTGGTGATCCCCGATGACTGCGGCCCGTATGCCGGCTTCGATGTCGTCCCTGTCCAACAGCAAGAGCAAGGACAGGAGGAGCAGGAACAGGAGGCTCAGGGCTAG